The Megalobrama amblycephala isolate DHTTF-2021 linkage group LG1, ASM1881202v1, whole genome shotgun sequence genome segment gtgttactttttctaaCCGGgactgggcttgcttgtttgttttttttaataacaacaaaaaagttatatttttggcaaaaaggcaCTTTCACACCTAAAGTAAAATGAATAaccctcaggctgaaggaaatgcatatttgcaTCTGTACAGTAGATggcacagctcaaacaaacctggCAAATGTGACATGATTCATTTTTCTACAATATGATTGGTTcttcatatttataatttagCAAACCCTTCTGTTACTAGGTAAAAGCAAATCTGGATTCCTAGATTACTTCAGCTTTGTTAGTCAGAAGTCAtcagtttatatatttagacagcaatttaatttcatttcccCTTTTGTTGCATTCAGACTCGATTTAGACACACTTTGACCCAAGTGTTGGAGACATTTAGTTTTCTccaccacaaaaaaataaaagaaggaATCGAAagttttttgaatgttttgaaagtgacccatatagatattgttgaataaagtagttattttcttttatttatttttttggtacacaaaaagacttcactttataatattaagaggtaaaaagaagaaagaatcCAAAGAATTGAGTTGAGTttcaccaagaaaaaaaaacgagATGAGAACAGTGTAGAGATTTTTCAAAGTGCTCTCTTACTTTGACAGGGTTTACATTTCCTGCTCACTATCGAGAGAAACCTGCACTGAATGATCACGAAGCAAGAGAAAACAGAGATGCTCTGACTATGAGCTTCTCACTCTAGATGGAGAAGTGAAACAACATGTAGAAAACGCAAACTGTGCATTTAGTGTATATTTCTGAGCAGAATTTgaaagtttgtttgtttcacaGTAAATCAGTGTTTCTGTTCATGCTCTAAAATTAGACGATGAAGCGAAGGTGCCATCATCTTCCTCATTTCTCATGTGTTAATTTCAGTCACACCTCAACATCATCACTGACTCTGACTGTGTATTTAAGGCAGCTGTGCTTCTGCTGTCTCTATAACACAAGACCAGCTTCACACCATGTTTGTTCTGGGTCTGCTCACCTGTATTGTGCTGAGAGCATTCAGTGCTCAGGCAGAAGTGGTCGAGACCTTTGATGAGTGTAGCAAGTTTTTCTACAAAGAAACAGAACCAGAAGGAATGGATCAGAATGCCAAGAAAATCTGAGTTTGGAGGATGGAATAAAAACTTCCCACAGCTCCTTCTTCGGTTCCTACTCTGTACTCGGTTCCTCACCGGATTCCCCTCTACAGCGCCTACACACTGAAACGGTCATGCTCAGACACTACTGGAAGGACAGACAAGTGGCACTTAGAGCCACAGGTAACTATGTGCTTCATTTCTAACAATAGACTTTCATTAGCAgttcaagtcacatttatttctatagcactttatacaatacagctTGTTTCAAAACAGCTTCAAAAGTAATAGGACAATAATGTCAATTTCAGAAACATTTAAGCTCTGCATTTCATAAGAAACAACACAGTTGTGTTTAGTTAATTCAATTATTGGTCCTCATTCTGTTTTGTCCTtgcaaataatttataaaacacattagaTTGATGGTACTTTATGAAAGTAAAACTGTCCACTGTGAGACAAATCAGAGAGAAAGAACAAAACTTTTTTCATGTGAAGTttagaaaaacatgaaagtgtttTCTGACAAGCAATAAAACGTCAAACTAACCATCATAACATATTTCTTCTGCAGATTTCTGAACCCAAATCCACAATTGATTATATGGTCCCTGAGAATCAAAAGAATCAAGATACTTATAAAGAAAATCAAGCCATTAGCAGCGACTACAGAGACGCTGGATATGATCGAGGACAACTGAACCCCAACAGCTTGCAATGTGATGACGGCCGTAAAGCAACATTTACACTGACCAATGCAGCACCTTTGGACTCATGTTTCAACCGTATCCAGTGGAAGAACTGGGAGAGCACTTTGAAGAGTTTTCTGACAAAGAAGCTCAACAGTGATTTTGCAGTAGCCTACATTGTCACGGGTACAGTACCTGATGCAAATAAACGAATACCACAGAGGGAAAAACCTGAGGACTCTAACAGGGTGACGGTGCCCTCTCACATCTGGACGGCTGTCTGCTATAAACACCACAATGATAGCAAGTCTTTTTCCTTCGGCTATATAGGAGAAAACCTGCCGGGAGGTAAAGTAAACCTGACGAGTGTCTCACAGATGAACAATCGGCTCAATCAACTCTATAAGCTCTCAAATACTACGATCTTTGTGGATGATTGTTTTAAggacaataataaattaaaggAGGTTAAGAAAGCATTTCAGAAATTAACCGGTCTGACAGCGACCTCAGATGTGCAGAAAACGTATGATGCGCTCAAAACAGTCAGAACTAATGGAGAGGATGTCAAGGTGACTGACATGAGTTTAAAATTATCCTTCGGCAGTTTGAGCTCTTATTCCACTATGGCAGAAGAGCTGAAGAATTCTACTGAAAGTGCTTGTTTTATAACTAATTACAGAAAAGAATCTATTGAATGCCAGTTGGACTCAAAGAAGCGCATACGGTGAGGACTACTACTGGTGTAACACCATCTCTGACAGCTGGGATTACTGCAGTCCTCCACTGTGGAGAAGTAAGGCTATAAATGGGCAGTACTGCAGCAGCAACAGCGCCTGTGCCAAATATGGTTCAAGATATAGGTGGTGCTACACAGATTATGAAGGCAATTATGATCAGTGCTGTAATTCTGATGACTTCTACTCAGCTGTGAGTGGCAAAACCTGCAAGGCTAATCACCCCTGTGGCAAACATGGTGAAAAATACCTGTGGTGCTGGACCACTGATGGCAGCTGGGATCATTGCTGCACTCAAATTCTTAGTGTGGGAGTAGGACCGGTAGTATTGTCTAcaactaattaatcatttgattgttaatcatacATATAGGGATCtatacaaagtattttacagtattataaaactataaaatacaaaacagtaaagtattttgatacaaaatacaaaaccattttcatcaaccctatcaaatacaaattacaaaacactattgtttatttgaaatacatgtatcataaatactgcccatccctggctGTGGTTAGttggtttaaaatgtttattacaattattactAAAGCAGCACTTCtaaaaattaattgtaattgTACTTGTAGTGCTTACTAACCGAGAGACTCTTTCTAACATAAAATAAGACTCTGTGTGcttctataaatatattttagaaaatgcattttcctaatgatttttatgcaaaaacaaacagcTTAAAAAACTATACACTTTCAAATTCACACATAAATACTTTGTTTTTAGTAAAAATCtttgatatactgtatatgagtGTGAACAGATCCACATAAAGCTTACAGAGCAATGATGTGATTTTCATGAAGCAAAATTCAAACTGTGTCCATGTTCATGTGCTCAAACTCATTGTTTAAAAGCAGCTTCAAAGAAAGTTTTATTGTAAAAGAAATCATACTTTAGTGTTTATTATGTCTTTAAAGTTCCTGTGCTGTCGACTGTTGTGCTGCCATCAGTAACTTGTAATGTCTTTATTAAATCACAATGTCTTCTGTCACCTTACAT includes the following:
- the LOC125249544 gene encoding LOW QUALITY PROTEIN: endonuclease domain-containing 1 protein-like (The sequence of the model RefSeq protein was modified relative to this genomic sequence to represent the inferred CDS: substituted 2 bases at 2 genomic stop codons), which codes for MFVLGLLTCIVLRAFSAQAEVVETFDECSKFFYKETEPEGMDQNAKKIXVWRMEXKLPTAPSSVPTLYSVPHRIPLYSAYTLKRSCSDTTGRTDKWHLEPQISEPKSTIDYMVPENQKNQDTYKENQAISSDYRDAGYDRGQLNPNSLQCDDGRKATFTLTNAAPLDSCFNRIQWKNWESTLKSFLTKKLNSDFAVAYIVTGTVPDANKRIPQREKPEDSNRVTVPSHIWTAVCYKHHNDSKSFSFGYIGENLPGGKVNLTSVSQMNNRLNQLYKLSNTTIFVDDCFKDNNKLKEVKKAFQKLTGLTATSDVQKTYDALKTVRTNGEDVKVTDMSLKLSFGSLSSYSTMAEELKNSTESACFITNYRKESIECQLDSKKRIR